Proteins co-encoded in one Streptomyces sp. NBC_01283 genomic window:
- a CDS encoding PE-PGRS family protein, whose amino-acid sequence MTCWGDELAELLRRAGLEVVGDGHGENVPRTRSAWRWTGSPEARTVVAVRADRPGLSAEVDAQWHRLAVELGLMGADGEFLIDVGGEWTCCPPRRWTRVRLTPDWSFAALLGDRAATEFVTLASDGDALLGVTTEESEVRLVTVSGVRERQEAAAQAQARETPQERAAAWASLLQGADPSTGVREAWAHGLALNPATPDDLRGDLLGLSHHLLWRRLPSAVVEAAIVHPDWKVRQLLAEAQPGLTADQWSRLILGEENSRRRWILAMIAADRRDVLDEAVQQQLAADGSAQVREEAARLTGLPARILTALAADPEPAVRAEACRAAWPHLDEPARRLLLTDPDSKVRATALLRHHQDHPLSRSVFDAEGLTDDALGSCRLERDLAEHLARHGSEAQRGSLAGNPFMDPDLVALLAQDLDERVRDVVARRPDLTEEQRAAIPITFDPGTHHRSLDWVEALHHDPAAMRRLAASAHPLVRRSVARARRLPPDVIDRLARDEDRVVQLFLAESCDDAPADMLLRVWQWWTGSLTAPDRPRGHPNFPRTGLLHYADDPDPRMRRLAPDDPESTPELVERLSRDSSEEVRHRAASDPRLTAASAIRLLDDPRDSVRHAAARHPRLPARVLVRLLGDRDTAQDAARHPALPVAVIRQMIEHLRG is encoded by the coding sequence ATGACGTGTTGGGGAGATGAGCTCGCGGAGCTGCTGCGCCGGGCCGGGCTGGAAGTGGTGGGGGACGGTCACGGCGAGAACGTGCCGCGAACGCGATCCGCGTGGCGGTGGACCGGTTCGCCAGAAGCCCGGACCGTCGTTGCCGTGCGCGCGGACCGGCCCGGCCTGAGTGCCGAGGTCGACGCGCAGTGGCATCGGCTCGCCGTCGAGCTGGGGCTCATGGGCGCGGACGGTGAGTTCCTGATCGATGTCGGCGGGGAGTGGACGTGCTGCCCGCCCCGGCGCTGGACCCGGGTACGGCTCACCCCGGACTGGAGCTTTGCCGCGCTCCTCGGCGATCGGGCGGCCACCGAGTTCGTCACGCTTGCTTCCGACGGGGATGCCCTGCTCGGGGTGACCACGGAGGAGTCAGAGGTCCGGCTCGTCACGGTGAGCGGCGTGCGAGAGCGGCAGGAGGCAGCCGCCCAGGCGCAGGCCCGGGAAACCCCGCAGGAGCGGGCGGCGGCCTGGGCCTCGCTGCTCCAGGGGGCGGATCCCTCCACCGGGGTGCGTGAGGCGTGGGCGCATGGTCTTGCCCTCAACCCGGCCACACCGGACGACCTGCGGGGCGACCTGCTGGGACTGTCGCATCACCTGCTGTGGCGTCGGCTGCCGAGCGCGGTGGTGGAGGCGGCCATCGTCCATCCGGACTGGAAAGTACGGCAGTTGCTCGCCGAAGCCCAGCCGGGCCTCACGGCCGACCAGTGGTCCCGGCTGATCCTCGGCGAGGAGAACTCCCGGCGGCGGTGGATCCTCGCCATGATCGCCGCGGACCGGCGTGACGTGCTCGACGAGGCCGTGCAGCAGCAGCTGGCCGCCGATGGGTCCGCGCAGGTCCGCGAAGAGGCCGCACGCCTCACCGGCCTGCCTGCACGGATCCTGACCGCCCTGGCCGCCGACCCCGAGCCGGCCGTACGTGCCGAGGCCTGCCGCGCGGCCTGGCCCCACCTCGACGAGCCGGCCCGGCGCCTGCTCCTGACCGACCCCGACAGCAAGGTCCGTGCCACGGCACTGTTGCGCCACCACCAGGATCACCCGCTGTCCCGGTCGGTCTTCGACGCCGAGGGGCTCACGGATGATGCGCTGGGCAGCTGCCGGCTGGAGCGCGACCTCGCCGAACACCTGGCCCGCCACGGGAGTGAGGCCCAACGCGGCTCCCTCGCGGGCAATCCGTTCATGGACCCTGACCTTGTCGCCCTCCTCGCCCAGGATCTCGACGAGCGCGTCCGTGACGTGGTGGCCAGGCGACCCGACCTCACCGAGGAACAGCGGGCGGCCATCCCCATCACCTTCGACCCGGGTACTCACCACCGCTCGCTCGACTGGGTCGAGGCGCTCCATCACGACCCCGCCGCCATGCGCCGCCTGGCCGCCTCCGCCCACCCGCTGGTGCGCAGAAGCGTGGCCCGGGCCCGTCGCCTCCCACCGGACGTCATCGACCGCCTGGCCCGGGACGAGGACCGCGTCGTACAGCTCTTCCTCGCCGAATCCTGCGACGACGCGCCCGCCGACATGCTCCTGCGGGTGTGGCAGTGGTGGACCGGCAGCCTGACCGCCCCCGACCGCCCACGCGGCCACCCGAACTTCCCCCGCACCGGCCTGCTGCACTACGCCGACGATCCGGACCCCCGCATGCGCCGGCTGGCTCCGGACGACCCGGAGTCGACACCTGAGCTGGTGGAGCGGCTGAGCCGGGACTCCAGCGAGGAGGTGCGCCACCGTGCGGCCAGCGACCCGCGCCTCACGGCCGCGTCCGCGATACGGCTGCTCGACGACCCGCGGGATTCCGTGCGCCACGCCGCCGCCAGGCACCCGCGGCTGCCCGCGCGGGTGCTGGTCCGGCTGCTCGGCGACAGGGACACCGCGCAGGACGCGGCCCGGCATCCGGCCCTGCCGGTCGCCGTGATCCGGCAGATGATCGAACACCTCCGGGGCTGA
- a CDS encoding GNAT family N-acetyltransferase — protein MQLLGSDILTLADRLTDAYVEVFTAPPWEHRDPAATREAFRERLETDAHRPGFRAALSLSASGEVDGFVTGWITQAPFPADRAYGKVTRRLGPDRVEGLLVGAFEVDELGVRARARGTGLGRQLLSALTAAAPDGRAWLLTWDEAHETLAFYRRMGWHEPEPLPGHDTGIVVFLSAPPRATRPRMPSVGR, from the coding sequence ATGCAGCTCTTGGGCTCGGACATCCTCACCCTCGCCGACCGTCTCACCGACGCCTACGTCGAGGTCTTCACCGCCCCGCCCTGGGAGCACCGGGATCCCGCCGCCACCCGGGAGGCGTTCCGCGAGCGCCTGGAGACGGACGCGCACCGCCCGGGTTTCCGGGCTGCTCTCTCCCTCTCGGCGAGCGGCGAGGTGGACGGCTTCGTCACCGGATGGATCACGCAGGCCCCGTTCCCCGCCGACCGCGCCTACGGCAAGGTGACGCGCCGCCTCGGTCCCGACCGTGTCGAGGGGTTGTTGGTGGGCGCTTTCGAGGTCGATGAGCTGGGGGTACGCGCGCGTGCTCGCGGCACCGGCCTGGGACGGCAGTTGCTGTCCGCCCTCACCGCCGCCGCGCCCGACGGCCGGGCCTGGCTGCTGACATGGGACGAGGCCCACGAGACGCTCGCGTTCTACCGCCGGATGGGCTGGCACGAGCCGGAGCCCCTGCCGGGTCACGACACCGGCATCGTCGTGTTCCTGTCCGCGCCGCCGCGGGCAACGCGCCCGCGGATGCCGTCAGTTGGGCGGTGA
- a CDS encoding TetR/AcrR family transcriptional regulator gives MTPPARTDHDARRTEVSQAVWRVLAAHGFGGLTLRAVAAEMGATTGLLTHYFPSKRALLKHALEVLDRRSADRPRPAAERAGEASGLVMLRATLLDILPLDAESAASNRIWVASWDVALADPELAREHAERYRRARERMSGHVVRAQELGELPLGPRPEDIAAAAQSFVLGLVVQALFAPQEFPAERQIAMVDTYVAGLGDGRPDEPRAGSAGVPR, from the coding sequence ATGACTCCGCCGGCCCGAACAGATCATGACGCCCGCAGGACCGAGGTCTCCCAGGCGGTGTGGCGGGTGCTCGCCGCCCATGGCTTCGGCGGCCTCACCCTGCGTGCGGTCGCCGCGGAGATGGGGGCCACCACCGGCCTGCTCACGCACTACTTCCCCAGCAAGCGTGCGCTCCTGAAACACGCCCTGGAGGTACTCGACCGGCGCTCGGCCGATCGCCCGCGCCCCGCGGCGGAGCGGGCCGGGGAGGCATCCGGTCTGGTGATGCTGCGGGCGACGCTGCTCGACATCCTGCCGCTGGACGCCGAGAGCGCCGCGAGCAACCGCATCTGGGTGGCTTCCTGGGACGTGGCGCTCGCCGATCCCGAGCTGGCCCGGGAGCACGCGGAGCGCTACCGCCGCGCGCGCGAGCGAATGTCCGGGCACGTCGTGCGAGCCCAGGAGCTGGGCGAACTGCCACTCGGCCCCCGGCCCGAGGACATCGCTGCCGCTGCCCAGAGCTTTGTGCTGGGCCTGGTCGTCCAGGCACTGTTCGCGCCTCAGGAGTTCCCTGCGGAGCGGCAGATCGCGATGGTCGACACGTACGTGGCGGGGCTCGGCGACGGGCGGCCCGATGAGCCGCGGGCAGGGTCGGCCGGCGTGCCCCGGTGA
- a CDS encoding GNAT family N-acetyltransferase: MYAIPLTENAELRMLEPWQDAEFLAHIDRARANTDPWIPWASRSTDLESARATLQNFADKQAADSGRIYGIWRDGILIGGVMFVQFDAKRGNCEIGVWAEPAGEGHGLISASVRHLIAYAFGERGMHRVEWWNSAGNTRSRAVAQRMGMHLDGTLREQSLYQGVRHDMEIWSLLAHEWQGAQDAA; the protein is encoded by the coding sequence ATGTACGCCATACCGCTGACCGAGAATGCCGAGCTCCGCATGCTGGAGCCCTGGCAGGACGCCGAGTTCCTGGCCCACATCGACCGGGCCCGCGCCAACACCGACCCGTGGATCCCCTGGGCCTCGCGCTCCACGGACCTGGAGTCCGCCCGTGCCACCCTCCAGAACTTCGCGGACAAGCAGGCCGCCGACTCCGGACGGATCTACGGGATCTGGCGGGACGGCATCCTGATCGGCGGCGTGATGTTCGTGCAGTTCGACGCCAAGAGGGGCAACTGCGAGATCGGCGTGTGGGCCGAGCCGGCCGGTGAGGGCCACGGTCTGATCAGCGCCTCGGTCCGGCACTTGATCGCGTACGCGTTCGGCGAGCGCGGCATGCACCGCGTCGAGTGGTGGAACAGCGCCGGGAACACACGCAGCCGAGCCGTCGCCCAGCGCATGGGCATGCACCTGGACGGCACCCTGCGCGAGCAGTCGCTGTACCAGGGCGTCCGCCATGACATGGAGATCTGGTCCCTGCTCGCGCACGAGTGGCAGGGCGCGCAGGACGCCGCCTGA
- a CDS encoding LysE family translocator: MAVSSITAFWAVSVLLILVPGADWAYAINAGLRDRSVVPAVSGLLLGYVALTAVVAAGVAAVVARTPSVLTALTVLGALYLVWLGATTLARPAVAGAASQEEDSGAVGARVLKGVGISGLNPKALLLFLALLPQFTAPHGSWPLAAQIGTLGLVHTLSCAAIYLCVGVLARTILRARPTAARAVTRVSGAAMIVIGVLLLAERLAA, from the coding sequence GTGGCAGTCAGCTCCATCACCGCCTTCTGGGCGGTCTCAGTCCTGCTCATCCTCGTGCCGGGGGCGGACTGGGCCTATGCGATCAACGCCGGGCTCCGCGATCGGTCGGTGGTCCCGGCCGTCAGCGGTCTGCTGCTCGGCTATGTCGCACTGACCGCCGTGGTCGCCGCCGGGGTGGCGGCGGTGGTGGCGCGGACACCGTCCGTCCTCACCGCCCTGACCGTCCTCGGCGCCCTCTACCTCGTGTGGCTCGGGGCCACGACGCTGGCCCGGCCCGCCGTCGCCGGCGCCGCCTCGCAGGAGGAGGACAGCGGTGCGGTGGGGGCCCGGGTCCTCAAGGGGGTGGGGATCAGCGGCCTCAACCCCAAGGCGCTGCTGCTCTTCCTGGCCCTGCTGCCGCAGTTCACCGCCCCGCACGGCAGTTGGCCGCTGGCCGCCCAGATCGGCACGCTCGGCCTGGTCCACACGCTCAGCTGCGCGGCGATCTACCTGTGCGTGGGCGTACTGGCCCGCACCATCCTGCGGGCCCGCCCCACGGCCGCGCGCGCCGTCACCCGCGTCTCGGGCGCCGCCATGATCGTGATCGGCGTGCTCCTCCTCGCGGAACGCCTCGCGGCCTGA
- a CDS encoding Lrp/AsnC family transcriptional regulator, with protein sequence MDNVDRKILAELQTDGRLTVTELAARVRLSLSPCHRRLRELERSGAIRGYHAILDARAVGLSFEALVFVTMRQEDRDTVSAFEHALAEIPEILQAERLFGDPDYLVRIVSKDLPAFQRLYDDKLATLPGVQRLSSTLVMKHVVNERALPL encoded by the coding sequence ATGGACAATGTGGACCGGAAGATTCTTGCGGAGCTCCAGACGGACGGCCGTCTGACGGTCACGGAACTGGCGGCCCGCGTGCGGCTGAGCCTCTCCCCGTGCCACCGTCGGCTGCGGGAACTCGAACGCAGCGGGGCCATCCGCGGCTACCACGCGATCCTGGACGCGCGAGCCGTCGGTCTGAGCTTCGAGGCGCTGGTCTTCGTCACCATGCGTCAGGAGGACCGCGACACCGTCTCCGCCTTCGAGCACGCCCTCGCCGAGATCCCCGAGATCCTGCAGGCCGAGCGCCTCTTCGGGGACCCCGACTATTTGGTACGCATCGTCAGCAAGGATCTGCCCGCCTTCCAGCGGCTCTACGACGACAAGCTGGCCACCTTGCCGGGCGTGCAGCGCCTGAGCTCGACGCTCGTCATGAAGCACGTGGTGAACGAGCGCGCCCTGCCTCTGTGA
- a CDS encoding helix-turn-helix domain-containing protein: MDPVLHEGDRPHEGDHLYEGDRLRGWEVARPRRAAPLDGVEIAGFRDRAAAGLDLRVLPQPILTVVIELGDDALVVENTGGSRALWSLAAGMSPGAVRVRAERVDCVEVHMSPVSAYSLLGVSPTDLHGGVFSLGELWGRHEPRLREQLTTAKEWDDRFALLADFLVRRHASAPSMDPEVVVSWERIVSRRGQVRVGDLAVSCGWSRKRLWSRFTAQVGLTPKRAAMLVRFDRAVRGLSTGLDAAEVAVVCGYADQSHLHRDVLAFAGCTPGALGPRADADPASTT, translated from the coding sequence GTGGACCCTGTTCTGCACGAGGGTGACCGCCCGCACGAAGGTGACCACCTCTACGAGGGTGACCGCCTGCGCGGGTGGGAGGTCGCGCGCCCGCGCCGCGCGGCGCCGCTCGACGGCGTGGAGATCGCCGGATTCCGCGACCGGGCGGCGGCCGGGCTGGACCTGCGGGTCCTCCCCCAACCGATCCTGACGGTCGTCATCGAACTCGGCGACGACGCTCTGGTCGTCGAGAACACCGGCGGCAGCAGGGCGCTGTGGAGTCTGGCCGCCGGAATGTCGCCGGGGGCGGTCCGCGTCCGCGCGGAGCGCGTGGACTGCGTGGAGGTACACATGTCCCCGGTGAGCGCCTACTCGCTCCTGGGCGTCTCACCCACCGACCTGCACGGCGGTGTGTTCAGCCTGGGAGAGCTGTGGGGGCGCCATGAGCCCCGCCTTCGCGAGCAGTTGACCACCGCCAAGGAGTGGGACGACCGCTTCGCGCTGCTGGCCGACTTCCTGGTGCGCCGCCATGCGTCGGCGCCGTCGATGGACCCGGAGGTCGTGGTGAGTTGGGAGCGCATCGTCTCCCGCCGGGGCCAGGTGCGGGTCGGCGACCTGGCGGTGTCGTGCGGGTGGAGCCGCAAGAGGCTGTGGTCGAGGTTCACCGCCCAGGTGGGCCTCACGCCCAAGCGCGCCGCGATGCTCGTACGGTTCGACCGCGCCGTCCGAGGCCTTTCGACGGGACTCGACGCGGCCGAGGTCGCCGTGGTGTGCGGATACGCCGACCAGTCCCACCTGCATCGGGACGTCCTGGCCTTCGCCGGCTGCACGCCGGGCGCACTGGGGCCGCGGGCGGACGCGGACCCCGCGTCCACGACGTGA
- a CDS encoding GNAT family N-acetyltransferase — protein MIDVLPGGLTARHLVEGDHPRVLAVLDTWWGGLKGPAGALERSLLLPRLYFQHFTTTSFLVEGDEGQADGGQPDEGKVAAFLVGFLSQTDPDAAYVHFVGVDPQLHGQGIGRALYRAFFALARSHGRRYVHCITSPQNTASQAFHARLGFTVSTMKPDYDGPGLDRVAFTIDLDAHPVHLASE, from the coding sequence ATGATCGATGTTCTTCCTGGTGGTCTGACGGCACGGCACCTTGTCGAGGGGGATCACCCGCGCGTGCTCGCGGTGCTGGACACTTGGTGGGGCGGTCTGAAAGGGCCGGCGGGGGCGTTGGAGCGTTCGCTGCTCCTGCCCAGGCTGTACTTCCAGCACTTCACCACCACCAGCTTCCTGGTCGAAGGTGACGAAGGGCAGGCCGACGGAGGACAGCCCGACGAAGGGAAGGTCGCCGCCTTCCTGGTGGGATTCCTCTCGCAGACCGATCCCGACGCCGCGTACGTGCACTTCGTCGGTGTCGACCCGCAACTGCACGGGCAGGGCATCGGGCGCGCCCTGTACCGGGCCTTCTTCGCACTCGCCCGGTCGCACGGCCGCCGGTACGTGCACTGCATCACCAGCCCGCAGAACACCGCGTCGCAAGCCTTTCACGCCCGGCTCGGGTTCACGGTCTCGACGATGAAGCCGGACTACGACGGCCCCGGGCTCGACCGGGTGGCCTTCACCATCGACCTCGACGCGCACCCGGTCCACCTCGCTTCCGAGTGA